In one window of Chryseobacterium sp. JV274 DNA:
- a CDS encoding GlcG/HbpS family heme-binding protein, which yields MELNYKTAEKALHGAKEKALSMNIPVSIVVVDAGGHLVALARLDSVYGVIDFAVKKAKTAVMFGVNSDVMGEIISEAGIHSYGMLNSNDGLLTIAGGVVLKNTEGKIIGAIGSSGGTPEQDKEIAEAGALAIA from the coding sequence ATGGAACTGAATTATAAAACCGCTGAAAAAGCGCTGCATGGAGCAAAGGAAAAAGCGTTATCTATGAATATTCCTGTAAGCATTGTCGTGGTGGATGCCGGAGGACACCTGGTAGCATTGGCAAGACTGGACAGTGTTTATGGAGTGATTGATTTTGCAGTTAAAAAAGCAAAGACAGCAGTGATGTTCGGAGTAAACAGTGATGTGATGGGAGAAATCATTTCGGAAGCCGGGATTCACAGCTACGGTATGCTGAATTCAAATGATGGGCTTCTGACTATTGCAGGCGGTGTTGTCCTTAAAAACACAGAAGGAAAGATCATTGGTGCGATAGGCTCATCAGGCGGAACTCCCGAACAGGATAAAGAAATTGCAGAGGCGGGCGCTTTGGCTATTGCTTAA
- a CDS encoding S41 family peptidase produces MLKIKTLFLIFLSTSSFSFAQNCTCESNFQWVKKTFEENDAGYQYVIDKKGLPAYQAHNNDFLNKIKSTKSDTECTQTIYEWLKFFRAGHFSIKMIEKDNQQPQPVTHENNKTETVKIDIEKFKKEILSKKDSDIEGIWEVQPYTIGIKKIGDVYKGFIIQSGAENWKPYELKLSLTTDKTKGTYYLRDKSGQEITNVRFIGKNYLEINDFTLKRVSPKFEREENIETYLEAASAEKPFLKEINKTTLLLRIPSFNGALKKDIDSVITANQSKIESTENLIIDIRNNGGGSDNSFAKIIPYLYTNPIRSVRTQFYSTKLNNQRMLDFYENYQKYGIPAEEREYLKKAYDKLSQNLGKFVSLQDDGNMVGINKMDKISPYPKNVGIIINERNGSTAEEFLLAAKQSKKVKLFGTTTAGVLDISNMYFLPSPCNEFKLGYSLSKSFRIPDMAIDGKGIQPDYYIDKTIPDYQWIDHVSNILNEK; encoded by the coding sequence ATGCTTAAAATTAAGACACTCTTTTTGATTTTTTTATCCACTTCTTCTTTTAGCTTTGCTCAAAACTGTACTTGTGAAAGCAATTTTCAGTGGGTAAAAAAAACATTTGAGGAAAATGATGCCGGATACCAATATGTAATCGATAAAAAAGGACTTCCTGCCTATCAGGCTCATAATAATGATTTTCTGAATAAGATTAAAAGTACAAAATCAGATACTGAATGCACTCAGACTATTTATGAATGGCTTAAATTTTTCAGAGCCGGTCATTTTTCTATTAAAATGATCGAAAAAGATAATCAGCAGCCTCAGCCAGTAACACACGAAAATAATAAAACTGAAACGGTAAAAATAGATATTGAAAAATTTAAAAAAGAAATTTTATCTAAAAAGGATTCTGATATTGAAGGTATCTGGGAAGTTCAGCCTTACACTATAGGAATTAAAAAAATCGGAGATGTTTATAAAGGTTTTATTATCCAATCCGGAGCAGAAAACTGGAAACCTTATGAATTGAAACTGAGCCTTACTACTGATAAAACAAAAGGAACTTACTATTTAAGAGACAAATCCGGACAGGAAATAACCAATGTCCGATTTATTGGAAAGAATTATCTTGAAATCAATGATTTTACCTTAAAAAGAGTTTCTCCAAAATTTGAAAGAGAAGAAAATATTGAGACTTATCTTGAAGCGGCCAGCGCAGAAAAGCCTTTTTTAAAAGAAATTAATAAAACTACCCTGCTTTTAAGAATTCCTTCCTTTAATGGAGCTTTGAAAAAAGATATAGACAGCGTGATCACAGCTAACCAATCTAAAATTGAAAGCACAGAAAATCTGATCATTGATATCAGAAATAATGGCGGCGGAAGCGACAACAGTTTTGCTAAAATCATTCCGTATCTCTACACTAATCCTATCAGAAGCGTAAGAACACAATTTTATTCTACAAAGCTGAATAACCAGAGAATGCTGGACTTTTATGAGAATTATCAGAAATATGGAATCCCGGCTGAAGAAAGAGAATATCTAAAGAAAGCCTACGACAAGTTAAGTCAGAATTTAGGCAAGTTTGTAAGCCTGCAGGATGATGGAAATATGGTAGGAATCAATAAAATGGATAAAATTTCACCGTATCCAAAAAATGTAGGAATTATCATCAATGAAAGGAATGGCAGTACCGCAGAAGAGTTTTTACTGGCAGCTAAACAAAGTAAAAAAGTAAAACTTTTTGGAACTACAACTGCCGGGGTTTTGGATATCTCCAATATGTATTTCCTTCCCTCTCCCTGTAATGAATTTAAACTCGGATATTCACTCTCTAAAAGCTTCCGTATTCCGGATATGGCCATTGACGGAAAAGGGATTCAACCGGATTATTACATAGACAAAACAATCCCTGATTATCAATGGATTGATCATGTAAGCAATATACTTAACGAAAAATAA
- a CDS encoding TetR/AcrR family transcriptional regulator, whose translation MKKSEATRLTILQKAFELIYVKGFQTTSIDEIIATTQVTKGAFYYHFKTKDEMGLAIINELMKPNFRRNFIESLQNNKNPLDNIYEIIYNLLMETDFLKVEYGCPTSNFVQQMAPWHNAFTQALHELSKEWENAFAESIEKGKEAGIIKKDISAREVSIFVISGYWGVRNLGKVENSKEVYLVYLKGLKSYFKTLQ comes from the coding sequence ATGAAGAAATCAGAAGCTACCCGTCTTACTATTCTCCAGAAAGCGTTCGAATTGATCTATGTGAAAGGTTTCCAGACTACAAGCATTGATGAGATTATTGCAACGACTCAGGTGACGAAGGGGGCCTTTTATTATCATTTTAAAACCAAAGATGAAATGGGACTGGCTATTATCAATGAATTGATGAAACCCAATTTCAGACGCAACTTCATTGAATCTCTTCAGAATAATAAAAATCCATTGGATAATATTTATGAGATCATCTACAACCTTCTGATGGAAACTGACTTTTTAAAAGTTGAATATGGCTGTCCTACTTCTAATTTTGTACAGCAAATGGCGCCATGGCACAACGCCTTTACTCAAGCTTTGCACGAACTTTCAAAAGAATGGGAAAATGCTTTCGCAGAAAGTATAGAAAAAGGTAAGGAAGCAGGAATCATTAAGAAAGATATAAGTGCAAGAGAAGTAAGCATTTTTGTCATTTCCGGCTATTGGGGTGTCCGAAACCTTGGAAAAGTTGAAAATTCTAAAGAGGTATATCTTGTTTATTTAAAAGGACTTAAATCGTATTTTAAAACCCTTCAATAA
- a CDS encoding ligase-associated DNA damage response DEXH box helicase, which translates to MAAFEHTDGFKIIQQWMTDKGIAPFKFQLETWKKFGNGYSGMVVAPTGFGKTFSVFLALVSDFLNHPESYKKGLKMIWITPLRSLSKDIAKAMQEAIDEIGLDWTVGVRNGDTDPKVRQQQIKKMPEILVVTPESLHLLLAQKNNEPFFRDMKCVAVDEWHELLGSKRGVMVELAISQLRKYVPKIKIWGITATIGNLDEAMEVLIPYESKKTKITAKEHKKIDILPVFPDEIEILPWAGHLGNKLADKVVPIILESKSTIVFTNTRSQSEMWYQLLLDAHPDFAGQIAIHHSSIDAHLRIWIEENLSSGKLKAVVSTSSLDLGIDFKPVDTVIQVGSAKGVARFLQRAGRSGHSPFETSRIYCVPTHSLELIEVSALKEAVKQKVVEPREPQVLCFDVLVQFLMTLAVGDGFYPDELYERIKKVYAFQEILDKEWKSILEFLTIGGSVLKSYEEFHKVVIMEDGLYKVTSRKIAMLHRMNMGVIVSDAMLKVKFISGGYIGMIEEYFISKLKKEEKFILAGRTLEVAMIKDMTVYVRAAKGRALVPSYLGGRLPLSTNLGHFLREKLSHALNPKASEKELKFLHPLLINQEKNSHIPKEGEFLVEMIKNREGYHLFMYPFEGRLVHEVMAALIAYRISKLAPISFSMAMNDYGFELFSDKEIPLNEDNLQQILTRDNLMNDVIASINSAEMARRKFRDIAVISGMVIQNYAGQQRSNKSLQSSAGLIFKVLEEHDSNHFLIKQAYTEVFNMQLQEQRLVEAFKRIEKSEIILKHSRSFTPLSFPIKVDSLRQTLSSEGLDARIKRMLKLSNISDIS; encoded by the coding sequence TTGGCAGCTTTTGAACATACCGACGGATTTAAGATCATCCAACAATGGATGACCGATAAAGGTATTGCCCCTTTTAAATTCCAGTTGGAAACCTGGAAGAAATTTGGAAACGGCTACAGCGGAATGGTCGTAGCTCCTACCGGTTTCGGAAAAACTTTTTCGGTCTTTTTAGCCTTAGTTTCAGACTTCCTGAATCATCCTGAAAGCTATAAAAAAGGCTTGAAAATGATCTGGATTACTCCACTCCGATCTTTATCCAAAGATATTGCGAAAGCCATGCAGGAGGCTATTGATGAAATAGGACTCGATTGGACTGTAGGCGTAAGAAACGGAGATACCGATCCGAAAGTACGACAGCAGCAGATAAAGAAAATGCCCGAAATTCTGGTTGTAACTCCGGAAAGCCTCCATTTGCTTCTCGCTCAGAAAAATAATGAACCTTTTTTCAGAGATATGAAATGTGTCGCTGTGGATGAGTGGCATGAATTACTGGGTTCAAAACGTGGGGTTATGGTGGAACTCGCCATTTCCCAGCTTAGGAAATATGTTCCCAAGATTAAAATCTGGGGGATTACAGCGACCATCGGAAATCTGGATGAAGCCATGGAAGTTCTTATTCCTTATGAGAGCAAAAAGACAAAAATCACAGCCAAAGAGCACAAAAAGATAGATATTCTCCCGGTTTTTCCGGATGAAATCGAAATATTACCCTGGGCAGGGCACCTCGGAAACAAACTCGCAGATAAAGTTGTTCCGATTATTCTTGAATCAAAATCCACCATTGTATTTACGAATACAAGAAGCCAGAGTGAAATGTGGTATCAGCTTTTGCTGGATGCTCACCCTGATTTTGCAGGACAGATCGCGATTCATCACAGTTCCATTGATGCCCATTTGAGAATCTGGATTGAAGAAAATCTAAGTTCCGGCAAATTAAAAGCAGTGGTCTCCACATCATCGCTGGATCTTGGTATTGATTTTAAACCTGTGGATACTGTTATTCAGGTAGGATCCGCCAAAGGTGTTGCGCGGTTCCTTCAAAGAGCAGGACGCAGTGGGCACTCCCCTTTTGAAACCTCCAGAATCTATTGTGTTCCCACCCATTCTTTGGAACTGATTGAAGTTTCTGCTTTAAAAGAAGCTGTAAAACAGAAAGTCGTTGAGCCCAGAGAACCACAGGTCTTATGTTTTGATGTTTTGGTTCAGTTTCTGATGACACTTGCCGTTGGCGATGGTTTTTATCCTGATGAACTCTATGAAAGAATCAAAAAAGTTTATGCCTTCCAGGAAATACTCGATAAAGAATGGAAAAGTATTCTTGAATTTCTTACCATTGGCGGCAGTGTGTTGAAAAGCTATGAAGAGTTTCATAAGGTTGTCATTATGGAAGATGGTCTTTATAAAGTCACTTCAAGAAAGATCGCTATGCTTCACCGGATGAATATGGGTGTGATTGTAAGTGATGCTATGCTGAAGGTGAAATTTATTTCCGGAGGGTATATCGGAATGATTGAAGAATATTTTATTTCAAAATTGAAAAAAGAGGAAAAATTTATTCTGGCCGGGCGCACGCTGGAGGTTGCAATGATCAAAGATATGACCGTTTATGTAAGAGCAGCCAAAGGAAGAGCACTGGTTCCGAGTTATCTTGGCGGAAGATTGCCTTTAAGTACCAATCTGGGACATTTTTTAAGAGAAAAGCTCTCCCATGCCTTAAACCCGAAAGCTTCCGAAAAAGAACTGAAATTTTTACATCCATTGCTCATCAATCAGGAAAAGAACTCTCATATCCCCAAAGAAGGCGAATTCCTGGTGGAAATGATTAAAAACCGTGAAGGATATCATTTGTTTATGTATCCTTTTGAAGGCCGTCTGGTGCATGAAGTAATGGCCGCACTGATTGCCTATCGTATCTCAAAACTGGCCCCTATTTCCTTTTCGATGGCAATGAATGATTATGGATTCGAGCTGTTCAGTGATAAAGAAATACCGCTTAATGAAGATAATCTGCAGCAGATTTTAACCAGAGATAATCTGATGAACGATGTGATTGCAAGTATCAATTCTGCTGAAATGGCGAGAAGAAAATTCAGAGATATTGCCGTAATTTCAGGAATGGTAATTCAAAACTATGCCGGGCAGCAGCGCTCCAACAAATCATTGCAGAGTTCAGCCGGGCTTATTTTTAAAGTACTGGAAGAACATGATTCCAATCATTTTTTAATAAAACAGGCCTATACGGAAGTCTTTAACATGCAACTTCAGGAACAGCGGCTTGTAGAAGCTTTTAAAAGGATTGAAAAGTCTGAAATTATTCTAAAACATTCCCGTTCCTTTACTCCACTCAGTTTCCCGATCAAAGTAGACAGTCTGAGACAAACACTTTCCAGTGAAGGACTTGATGCAAGAATTAAAAGAATGCTGAAACTCTCCAATATAAGTGATATTTCGTAA
- the pdeM gene encoding ligase-associated DNA damage response endonuclease PdeM yields MFIATKSISVQNETFILTNQRAVFREREKALILSDLHIGKTAHFRKNGIALANHIMKSDLERLSALIEFFQPEKFIVVGDLLHAGDNSDVDEFCTWKNQYPNLQFYLIEGNHDRIPEALEKKLCFHHKSEWLEVDGITFIHDFDTARSGFQVTGHIHPGIVLNSAVKNIRLPCFALSSNQLLLPAFSEFTGLDTKNLPKKSTFFVFTDAEIYEI; encoded by the coding sequence GTGTTTATAGCAACCAAAAGCATTTCTGTCCAAAATGAAACTTTCATTCTGACCAATCAGCGTGCGGTATTCCGGGAAAGGGAAAAAGCCCTTATCCTTTCTGATCTTCATATCGGAAAAACAGCGCATTTCCGAAAAAATGGTATTGCACTGGCCAACCATATTATGAAAAGCGATCTGGAAAGATTATCAGCACTGATTGAATTCTTTCAGCCTGAAAAATTTATTGTAGTTGGAGATCTGCTTCATGCAGGGGACAATTCTGATGTGGATGAATTCTGTACATGGAAAAACCAATATCCCAATCTACAATTTTATCTTATTGAAGGAAATCATGACCGAATCCCGGAAGCATTGGAGAAAAAATTATGTTTCCATCACAAATCTGAATGGCTGGAAGTAGATGGTATTACCTTTATTCACGATTTTGATACAGCCAGATCCGGATTTCAGGTTACCGGACATATTCATCCCGGAATTGTGCTGAATTCTGCTGTAAAAAATATCAGGCTTCCCTGCTTTGCGCTCAGCAGCAATCAGTTATTACTTCCGGCTTTCAGTGAATTTACAGGATTGGATACTAAAAATTTACCTAAGAAAAGTACATTTTTTGTGTTTACAGATGCTGAGATTTATGAAATTTGA
- a CDS encoding 2,3-bisphosphoglycerate-dependent phosphoglycerate mutase: MEKLFLVRHGQSLWNLENRFTGWKDIDITEAGIEEAKKAGLALKGEKIDIAFTSALIRAQHTLSIILNEIGNPNIPIVKDKALNERSYGNLEGLNKAETALKYGDEQVHTWRRSFDVVPPGGESLKDTYNRVIPYFESQIRPLLKKGENVLIVAHGNSLRALIMYLEHLSPEEILEREIATGFPLTYVFDEKFRVSRKVS; this comes from the coding sequence ATGGAAAAATTGTTCTTAGTCCGCCACGGACAGTCACTCTGGAATCTGGAAAACAGATTTACAGGGTGGAAAGATATCGATATAACTGAAGCCGGTATTGAAGAAGCAAAAAAAGCAGGTCTTGCTTTAAAAGGAGAAAAAATAGATATTGCTTTCACTTCTGCATTGATCAGAGCACAGCATACCTTATCCATCATCCTGAATGAAATAGGAAACCCCAATATACCAATCGTTAAAGATAAAGCGCTCAATGAGCGTTCTTACGGAAATCTGGAAGGATTAAATAAAGCAGAAACCGCTCTGAAATATGGTGATGAACAGGTTCATACCTGGCGCAGATCATTTGATGTAGTTCCGCCGGGCGGAGAAAGTCTTAAAGATACGTACAACAGAGTAATTCCCTATTTTGAAAGCCAGATAAGACCATTATTAAAAAAGGGTGAAAATGTATTGATTGTCGCTCATGGAAATAGTCTCCGCGCACTGATCATGTACCTTGAACATCTGTCTCCTGAAGAAATTTTAGAAAGAGAAATAGCTACAGGCTTTCCACTGACTTATGTTTTTGATGAAAAGTTTCGTGTAAGCCGGAAAGTCAGCTGA
- a CDS encoding MFS transporter: MNYQKEIQINTATQAAKKGLPAALWALTISAFGIGTTEFVIVGLLPTVASDLGITIPSAGLLVSLYAIGVAIGAPVLTALTGKIPRKTLLVSIMLLFVIGNGLASIAPGFITLVLARILTGFAHGVYFSIGSTIAASLVPEEKRATAISIMFAGLTLAIVTGVPLGTFIGQHFGWRATFIGVSILGIIGLIASLLLVPNNLKNGKTASLKSQFKVLGNRRLIFAFLMTAMGYGGTFVVFTYLSPILQKITGFQESTVTFILLIYGIAIALGNLVGGKIANKNPLKALLWMFAAQGLILLAFYFTVSSPVLSIITLFFLGALSFASVPGLQLLVVQIAEKELPGTEDVASGINIAAFNMGIAIGSYVGGMIVTSSLGLASTPWIGALFLVVTVLITLYSIRLSKKN, from the coding sequence ATGAATTATCAAAAAGAAATACAGATTAATACTGCAACACAGGCTGCTAAAAAAGGTCTCCCTGCAGCTTTATGGGCATTAACGATAAGTGCCTTTGGAATAGGAACTACGGAATTTGTAATTGTAGGCCTGCTTCCAACAGTAGCTTCTGATTTAGGGATCACGATTCCTTCAGCAGGACTGTTGGTAAGTCTTTATGCGATAGGAGTAGCTATTGGGGCTCCGGTATTAACAGCATTAACGGGGAAAATTCCACGCAAGACACTTTTGGTTTCCATCATGCTGTTGTTTGTTATCGGAAACGGTCTGGCATCTATTGCCCCCGGCTTTATTACTTTAGTGCTGGCAAGAATCCTCACGGGATTTGCTCATGGGGTTTATTTTTCCATTGGTTCTACCATTGCAGCCTCATTAGTTCCTGAGGAGAAACGAGCAACTGCCATTTCCATTATGTTTGCCGGGCTTACACTCGCCATTGTAACAGGAGTTCCGCTAGGAACTTTCATAGGACAGCATTTTGGTTGGAGAGCAACTTTCATTGGGGTTTCAATCCTTGGGATTATTGGATTAATTGCCAGTTTATTATTGGTTCCCAACAACCTGAAAAATGGAAAAACAGCTTCTTTAAAAAGTCAGTTTAAGGTATTGGGAAACAGACGTCTGATTTTTGCCTTTTTAATGACAGCTATGGGATACGGAGGAACATTTGTAGTTTTTACTTATCTGTCACCTATTTTACAGAAAATTACAGGGTTTCAGGAGTCAACCGTCACTTTTATCCTTTTGATTTATGGAATTGCCATTGCCCTGGGAAATCTTGTTGGAGGAAAAATTGCAAATAAAAATCCTCTAAAAGCCCTTCTATGGATGTTTGCTGCCCAGGGATTGATATTGCTTGCATTTTATTTTACTGTAAGCAGTCCGGTATTAAGTATTATTACACTTTTCTTTTTAGGAGCATTATCATTTGCTTCCGTTCCCGGGCTTCAGCTATTAGTGGTACAGATTGCAGAGAAAGAACTTCCGGGAACTGAGGATGTAGCTTCAGGGATTAATATTGCTGCCTTTAATATGGGTATTGCAATCGGATCTTATGTGGGAGGAATGATTGTGACCTCCTCATTAGGATTGGCGAGTACACCTTGGATTGGAGCTTTATTTTTGGTGGTCACCGTATTGATTACTCTATACAGTATCCGTTTAAGCAAGAAAAATTAA
- a CDS encoding SDR family oxidoreductase translates to MSKTILITGAASGFGKIAAFDLAKKGHKVIATAQVYPQMSDLIREAKEQGVEITVDKLDVTNPRDIAYIHGKYDIDILISNAGIMEGGPIAEQPIDLIRSMFDVNVFGGLELAQGFIKKWIDQKKPGKIVFTTSMGELWTVPYVAAYCASKHAMGSIAEGLRTELAQFNIKIATCNPGVFGTGFNDRGVDTISRWYNPETNFTPPSVFDGTAESLAHQLDPQSMAEVIVNVALDDESHFRNVHPKDTEDFVKQLQADAWTAKS, encoded by the coding sequence ATGAGTAAAACAATTTTAATTACAGGTGCAGCAAGCGGATTCGGAAAGATTGCTGCATTTGATTTAGCAAAAAAAGGACACAAGGTAATTGCTACTGCACAGGTTTACCCGCAGATGAGCGACCTTATAAGAGAGGCAAAAGAACAGGGAGTAGAAATTACAGTAGACAAACTGGATGTTACCAATCCTCGTGATATTGCTTATATTCATGGGAAATATGATATAGATATTTTAATCAGCAATGCAGGAATAATGGAGGGCGGGCCTATTGCCGAGCAGCCAATCGATTTAATCCGTTCAATGTTTGATGTAAACGTCTTTGGTGGGTTGGAACTGGCGCAGGGATTCATCAAAAAATGGATAGATCAAAAGAAACCGGGGAAAATCGTATTTACAACTTCTATGGGTGAACTATGGACTGTTCCTTATGTAGCTGCTTATTGTGCATCAAAGCATGCTATGGGATCCATAGCTGAAGGTTTAAGAACAGAATTGGCTCAGTTTAATATTAAAATTGCTACCTGTAATCCGGGTGTTTTTGGAACAGGATTTAATGACCGTGGGGTAGATACTATTTCCCGTTGGTACAACCCTGAAACTAATTTTACACCACCTTCAGTTTTCGATGGTACTGCAGAATCATTAGCTCATCAGCTGGATCCACAGTCTATGGCAGAGGTGATTGTGAATGTAGCATTAGATGATGAAAGTCATTTCAGAAATGTACATCCAAAAGATACTGAAGATTTCGTAAAACAGCTTCAGGCAGATGCATGGACTGCAAAAAGCTAA
- a CDS encoding ligase-associated DNA damage response exonuclease has protein sequence MKLITFTKKGIYCPHGKFYIDPWRPVDMAVITHGHADHARWGMKKYLCHHFTKPILHQRIGTDIECQSLEYGEIVTINGVKLSLHPAGHIIGSAQIRLEYKGYVTVISGDYKVQNDGLSTPFELVKCNEFVTESTFGLPIYNWLEVPDLNKKLQNWVLKNKENNKTSVFIGYSLGKAQRIMKAVEDLGKIYVHYSIGKLNEAFETVGIDLPDYTIADFRERPKEMEHEIVIVPPALLDSNIIKKIPDPATAICSGWMQVRGARRWRSADAGFAMSDHADWKGLLQTVKATEAELVHVTHGQTEVFSKYLNEIGVRADVVETLFGEDEEESEKEIIENPES, from the coding sequence TTGAAATTAATCACATTTACAAAAAAAGGAATCTACTGTCCTCATGGAAAATTTTATATAGATCCGTGGAGACCCGTAGATATGGCGGTTATTACCCATGGCCACGCTGATCATGCCCGTTGGGGAATGAAAAAATACCTTTGCCATCATTTTACGAAACCTATTCTGCATCAAAGAATCGGAACTGATATTGAATGCCAGAGTCTGGAATATGGAGAAATTGTGACTATTAATGGCGTAAAGCTTTCTTTACATCCTGCTGGGCACATTATAGGTTCTGCACAAATCAGACTGGAATATAAAGGATATGTGACTGTTATTTCAGGGGATTACAAAGTTCAGAATGATGGATTGAGCACTCCTTTCGAGCTGGTGAAATGTAATGAATTTGTTACAGAAAGCACTTTTGGGCTGCCCATTTACAATTGGCTGGAAGTTCCGGATTTAAATAAAAAACTACAAAATTGGGTACTGAAGAATAAAGAAAATAATAAAACATCCGTCTTTATTGGCTATTCTTTAGGGAAGGCCCAGCGCATTATGAAGGCAGTAGAAGACCTTGGAAAAATATACGTCCACTATTCTATCGGAAAACTGAATGAAGCTTTTGAAACAGTAGGAATCGACCTTCCGGACTATACCATAGCAGATTTCAGGGAACGTCCAAAAGAGATGGAACATGAAATTGTAATTGTTCCTCCTGCTTTACTTGACAGTAATATCATCAAAAAAATTCCTGATCCTGCTACGGCAATATGTTCCGGCTGGATGCAGGTTCGCGGTGCCAGAAGATGGCGGAGTGCAGATGCAGGCTTTGCCATGAGTGACCATGCAGACTGGAAGGGATTATTACAAACTGTAAAGGCTACGGAAGCCGAACTCGTACATGTTACCCACGGACAGACTGAAGTTTTTTCAAAATACCTGAATGAAATCGGAGTCCGGGCAGATGTTGTGGAAACTTTATTTGGAGAAGACGAAGAAGAATCTGAAAAAGAAATCATAGAAAATCCCGAATCATGA
- a CDS encoding ATP-dependent DNA ligase, translating into MRHFADLINALETTNKTNAKIDAIIDYLERAPDEDKVWFIALFTGKRPKRNVNTNYMKVWALEVTKLPYWLFQESYSSVGDLGETLSLILPPPQENIERTLSEWMNDIVGLKGKTDTEKKEFVLNSWNGLDYTERLIFNKLIGGSFRIGVSDKTLINALTKFSGQESSALMHSLMGKWLPDEVSFKELIDAENVNPDNSKPYPFCLAYPLEKETEELGNPDEWLVEYKWDGIRGQIIRRNDEVFIWSRGEELITEQFPEITEVVKAMKGNFVIDGEILAVKDDKVLNFNELQKRLNRKTLTKKMLSEIPIEVFAYDLLELENNDLREKPISARRALLEELLLNEVPQNISISKSLDFEKWEELDSLRENSREVNSEGLMLKQKNSPYHSGRKKGDWWKWKINPFTIDAVLIYAQKGSGRRSAYYTDYTFAVKNGDTLVTIAKAYSGLTDKEIMEVSRFVTKNAIEKFGPVRTVKAELVFEIAFEGIGFSNRHKSGVALRFPRIVRWRKDKTVDEIDSLEEIKKLIQ; encoded by the coding sequence ATGAGACATTTTGCAGACCTTATCAACGCTTTGGAAACGACCAATAAGACCAATGCTAAAATTGATGCCATCATTGATTATCTGGAACGTGCTCCTGATGAAGATAAAGTATGGTTTATCGCCTTGTTTACAGGGAAAAGACCCAAGAGAAATGTGAATACCAATTACATGAAAGTATGGGCTCTGGAAGTTACAAAACTTCCTTACTGGCTGTTTCAGGAATCTTATTCTTCCGTGGGTGATCTTGGGGAAACATTATCATTGATTCTTCCACCCCCGCAGGAAAATATAGAGCGTACCTTATCAGAATGGATGAATGATATTGTCGGTTTAAAAGGGAAAACAGATACAGAAAAAAAAGAATTTGTGTTGAATTCATGGAATGGCTTGGACTATACTGAACGTCTGATTTTCAATAAATTAATTGGTGGAAGTTTCAGAATCGGGGTATCAGATAAAACCTTGATCAATGCTCTGACAAAATTTTCCGGCCAGGAATCAAGTGCACTGATGCATAGCTTAATGGGAAAATGGCTGCCAGATGAAGTCTCTTTTAAAGAGCTTATTGATGCTGAAAATGTAAACCCTGACAACTCAAAACCTTATCCCTTCTGCCTTGCTTACCCTTTGGAAAAGGAAACTGAAGAACTTGGAAATCCTGATGAATGGCTGGTGGAATACAAATGGGACGGAATACGCGGACAGATTATCCGTAGAAATGATGAAGTCTTCATCTGGTCCAGAGGAGAAGAGCTCATCACAGAACAATTTCCGGAGATCACAGAAGTAGTAAAAGCCATGAAAGGCAACTTTGTAATTGATGGAGAAATACTTGCGGTAAAAGATGATAAAGTATTAAATTTTAATGAATTACAAAAAAGATTAAACAGAAAAACTTTAACTAAAAAAATGCTGTCGGAAATTCCTATAGAAGTCTTTGCTTACGATTTATTAGAGCTTGAAAATAACGATCTGAGAGAAAAACCCATCTCTGCAAGAAGAGCTTTGCTCGAAGAATTATTATTAAATGAAGTGCCTCAGAACATCAGCATCTCCAAAAGTCTTGACTTTGAAAAATGGGAAGAACTGGATTCTCTTCGTGAAAATTCAAGAGAAGTAAACAGTGAAGGATTGATGTTAAAACAAAAAAACTCACCCTACCATTCCGGCCGGAAAAAAGGCGACTGGTGGAAATGGAAAATCAATCCGTTTACTATTGATGCAGTGCTTATTTATGCCCAGAAAGGAAGCGGCAGACGAAGTGCCTACTATACAGATTATACTTTTGCTGTAAAAAACGGAGATACTCTGGTTACTATAGCCAAAGCTTATTCCGGACTTACTGATAAAGAAATTATGGAAGTAAGCAGATTTGTGACCAAAAATGCCATTGAGAAATTTGGCCCTGTGAGAACTGTAAAAGCAGAACTGGTCTTTGAAATTGCCTTTGAAGGAATAGGTTTCAGCAACCGCCACAAAAGCGGTGTTGCTTTAAGATTTCCGAGAATTGTACGATGGCGGAAGGATAAAACTGTGGATGAAATTGACTCTCTTGAAGAAATTAAAAAATTAATACAATAA